The following proteins are encoded in a genomic region of Arachis stenosperma cultivar V10309 chromosome 4, arast.V10309.gnm1.PFL2, whole genome shotgun sequence:
- the LOC130975570 gene encoding F-box/LRR-repeat protein At3g48880-like: MKERVESKNTDARNINDVLYYELLVNIFMAFNVVELATVSSVCKTWREVRSDPKLWYKLDLSVLCYKPFNVPRMLGSWRDSSERLTKILRGILTQSEVGHIRCFVFNYYTYLKDEHLLLVAERTPNLKMLVLPAICNLSKEAIEHAISLWVGLESITITRMINHKDIFLAIGKYCKGITSLKFTTGFKMDHARALIEHTPNLKFLNLQSIIVSSRALCCVLENLKHLEIVNLCHSLIIDKPDTSNQVILYTFCQSQHHQWPLLHRLRKILTCQSNNGCAICKNRMAGHNYLIKKALHEAFE; this comes from the exons ATGAAGGAGCGTGTGGAATCCAAGAATACCGATGCTAGAAACATCAATGATGTTCTATACTATGAGCTGTTGGTGAATATTTTTATGGCCTTTAATGTTGTAGAGCTTGCAACAGTATCAAGCGTGTGTAAAACTTGGCGTGAAGTTCGTAGTGACCCTAAACTTTGGTATAAGCTTGACCTTAGTGTACTCTGCTATAAGCCATTTAACGTACCCAGGATGCTAGGATCTTGGAGAGATTCAAGTGAAAGACTGACTAAAATTTTGAGGGGGATCTTAACTCAAAGCGAAGTAGGACACATTCGTTGTTTTGTGTTCAATTATTATACTTACTTAAAGGATGAACATTTGCTCCTTGTTGCTGAAAG GACTCCAAATCTAAAAATGTTAGTTCTACCTGCCATATGTAATTTATCAAAAGAAGCAATTGAACATGCAATTAGTTTATGGGTAGGGCTTGAATCCATCACAATTACCCGCATGATCAATCATAAGGACATTTTTCTTGCAATTGGCAAATACTGCAAAGGAATCACCAGTCTGAAATTCACTACTGGCTTCAAAATGGATCATGCTAGAGCCTTGATCGAACACACCCCAAATCTCAAGTTCTTGAACCTTCAATCCATAATAGTAAGCTCTAGAGCATTGTGCTGTGTGCTTGAGAACTTGAAGCATTTGGAGATTGTGAACCTCTGCCATAGTCTCATTATAGACAAGCCTGACACATCAAACCAGGTTATTTTGTACACTTTTTGCCAATCGCAACATCATCAGTGGCCGCTCCTCCACCGTTTGAGAAAGATTCTGACTTGTCAAAGTAATAACGGCTGTGCCATATGCAAGAATAGGATGGCGGGTCATAACTATCTGATCAAGAAGGCATTACATGAAGCCTTTGAATAA